The following is a genomic window from Bactrocera tryoni isolate S06 chromosome 2, CSIRO_BtryS06_freeze2, whole genome shotgun sequence.
TCTGTAAATTTTTCACACGCCCGTTCCTCCGAaagctcatttgtcagaaccgccgatatcggattactatagcatatagctgtcatacaaactgattgatcaaaatccAGTCTTTGTGTGAAAATCTTTTGGTagcgctataatctccgaacaaattgttcagatcgggcaaTTACAGCATATAGCTGATATGGAAACTATCCGATCAAACGTATTTCTTTGTATAGACTTTTTATTTAAGAAGGCATCCTCACAAAATTTTTCTCGAATTATCGTCTAATTAGAATATTgagaagggtattatagcttcgttgcagccaagattaacgtttttttgttttgatttgaaTTGTTTACTTTATGAACATAGTTGTATTAGTGTATAATGATAATATGACAAGCAGTCATTTCAAATAGACTCAACAAATAGTGAAGCGTCGCAACGCGCAGCAGATAACATATCAGCAATTTCAGATCTAacacaaaacgtgaaattaatataaaacttaaaCTATTTGCAATTCAAATGTCTACCTACACTACCTGAATGCAACACAGAAAACTGTTTAAACAAGGAATTGAACACGTCTTATTTCGTTGTGTCATTTAGGTCGAATATTTTGAGATTAGATTTTTGACTTCGCATTAACTGGgtgaaacaatttaaaatattgaatgatATCAGGAAAGGGTATTGTGTGCGATTACTCCGCTCACTTGAAATACTTTCCATGAACAAAAAGAACCAACTATTTAAAGTGAAGGCATTTGTGAGCACATTTGCGTTTGCTATCACTGAGTGATAAGATAAAGGTATTACTGCAAtgcaaaacatatacatattttgaggCTCTTAAAATCAATAGTAATCGTTTCAACTGTACGAATCATAAGTTAGCGCATAcgcaattaattaaatatgaatCATTGggaaatttatataaatcattTGGGTCTAAGCAAATCGCTTCACATGGGACAGCTTTGCGTCACCGTCACAGCTAACATTTCTAACACTTCGTCACTATTTTGCTCCCATACTTACACTGATATTCGAGAATATTGTCCCACTCAGCAAAAACATAATACGTGGATCTTTCTCCATGATATCATTCGGTGAGATGAAAGGCCACAGCATCATTATAACAAGGAATACCAAAAGTGGCCATAATGGACGCATTGCTTCACTGAAGCAACGCATTTTGCCCGTACGCTGTACGTATGAGctataaaatgaataaagtgTCATTAAcgaacatacaaacaaaatatatatgcgaCATTTGGCTTACTTGTACACATTAATTATCACCATCGGTGTATTGGCCATAGCGCTGATGTGCAAAACGAACTCCATCATATGTCCGAGCGTGATACCCATGGGTAGTGTGTGTTGCCAAAATTGATAGCCGAACCACCACGTCAACAGGTACATAGCTGTTGAACCCCACATGCTCAAATCGTAACCCCACGGTAAATACAGAACACCTGTATTATACTTTTCCCAGTGAGAAacataaaaattgaagaacacCATCCAGCATACGTAGTACATGCGTACAGGCGCCACAGAGTACTCGAGACTGCGGCCAAAAATGCTATACAGACATGTGGGTATCAGCACTGCAGTATACGAGTCGAGACCGTGATCGAAGAGTTCACCCAGCGGACCAGATAAACCAATGCGGCGTGCTTGTTTCCCATCAATGCCATCTAATGTGTAGGCCAAGAATATATTTACAGCACAGCATAACCACACCCAAGATGGTATGGGAGTAGTATTCGGTAAGCCAGAACTGGCGTAGAAATTCCAATCATAATAGGATAGAAGTAACAGATTTACTACTGTACAAAGGAAGCCAAGAAAGGTCATAACGTTTGGTGCCAGCCAACGGGGAAAGAACTGCAAATGATAGTAAGAAGATAACAACCGTTTATTATTGCATTAATAATTACAAGTCCTTACAAATTACAACACAAATATAGTATTagcataatattatatattaagaaTATAGTAGAAGTAGTATTTACATATCTACttagaaaaacattttgtttgttCCTAAAGAATTAATAGCATTCTATACACTTAAAGCTACAGCTGCACAATTtacttttctttctttatttaaacgTATTGTTGTAGTACACATTTTCCACcataattataatttctaatCACATGACATTGAGCTGTGTACATACGGCTTTTGTCCGCCAAGCGGTTTGTTTATGATTATTGATTTTCCTAACGCCAGTTAATTACTGCCCTCtgccataatttttttgtttttgataaattgattttttttttttaaccggCGAAGGCTGGGTTTTGTTTaagtcaaatatttaaaaaatttcaaacttttgcGCAAATTGAGCGATAACAGAATTCAATTAAGCTGGTTTCTTTATAAGGTGCTGAACAGGTTTTCTATTGCTATTTCAACTTACTTTGACAGTCCAATTCCAGAATGGATGCATTACATATACGCTCAGGGGTGAGGTATCACGCGCGCTGTactgtaattatttatttaattattatttatatttcaacaaCATTTGTTATGTTAGGCACTTACTTTGTAGTTGTCAAAGCCATTCAGTTGTTCTTTTGTCAGGTATTTGTAATTCAATAACTCTTGTAACGTCATTTTGACTTCGGATTGGGAAATGTGATTCTCTAACGCACTACAGCTGGACAAATCTGTCCCAGCACCGTCAAAAAGCTAGGAAGGGTCTACAAAAGAGTATTGCTGGTGTACGTTTGTTACGGAAGCGTTTAGTGCTTCAGTTAATTCATATAATCTGCACTATATTAGAGATGAATTTCAAACTGaagcaaattcaattaaaaggAATGTATGCAAATAGCTATAAACACACGTCCCATTTATATTGTTACTGTTACAAGCTGTGtttgcgcacacacacaaataatagGCGGCTTGGAATAATCAAGCAGTTCATAAAGATGCGTACAAATCCGGCGAAGGATGGCTAATCAACAGCAGGTACGAGGGGTTAGCGCAACAATCCAGCGCTCACACACATAAACCGATGCAATGAATGTAGGCTTTTTCACTAATCTAAattcacaatatttcacttgttCTTAATCGATATTATTTAGAATTACATTTAGACGTTCTGTAGTGCAattcaaaattgatttcgtgTTATGAAAAACCGGATTTATTGACGATTTTATTCAtctaattaaaaagaaaaatgcgTACGTAATATACCCCACCGCAAAATCGAAATCGTGCAATTCACAAGAAAATACAACACACGACAACACGATCGCCCGCAAAACCCGTGAACAAATGAGTGGAAATCAATTTTTTCCTGCTGCAAGCAACGCGGCGATTTTTGACACTTCGCTTAAAATCAACTGAGTGGAGAGAGCAAATGCCGCTTGAGTGCTGTCAAAATAACGAAGAGCATGGCCACAACAGTGCTTTTCAAACTGTATTTGGTGTAGTATGCTAAATATATGGcatgttatatgtatatctccagtaatatttttttagaacctACGGTGCAACGCATGGTTAATGTACgctatttatgtatttaaaaacaaaaatataaacggtaaataaatatagatattactataaacaatattattttttgaaataaccaTTACATATTTCGTGCGCAATAAAACAAtgattattaattttgatttttgatttatttattcaatgaatactttattgattttttcatcACTTTGTGTAGCTAAATTGAATTCGTATAAGTTTTCGCTTTATGTATCTTTCTAGTGTAGTTTTGGATggtttttttaatcatttggaCGCAATATAaaacttattataaaatttgttaggTTTCACTTAAAAAACAAAGTATAAATTTGTGTTAGTATAAAAGTTAACAACTTAGGAATGCAATTACCATTTTAACTAAGCAGAGCAaacttattttaagaaatatttttataaattaacagtaatttaatttaaaggaTTTTCTAGACTATActataggtatatacatactcaCTGGTTTACAAAAACACATTGTTTAAATTCGATTATAAAACTCATTAAGTAACTGCAAATTGTAAAAatagaatatgtacatatgtagtatatgcatTCTTACAAAAGCGGTTATAATTAACTTTTTGGTTGTTTTAAAAACGTCTTTTACGCTTTCGAGAATTATTTTTAACGTATTTTGCACAAATCCCTAATTAAAGTttacgtatatatttatgtataagttcTCAGTTGCGCCTGTATGGGTGTAAACACTTATTTCGCgtagttataagttataacagAATTCATTTAACGATTACTAAATCCGATGAATGAAGGCTTTCAATACATCCCTTTGaatgcgaaatttcaaaataatcctttgttttttataatttttttcttgttgcctacctttttgaaattgttttagtGAGTGTTTAATTGCCGGCACGCAGCACTGCAACTCTTCCATTGAAGGGTAGTTAATAATTCGCTTTCTAAACTTCATCTAAACTACAtaggtttgtatgtatgtgtttgctaCTACTAAAATTCGCTAAACATTAAAGTTAGTTTGATTTTTTTGCACGGCGTCTAGTGTTGCCAGGACAACCTGTAGAGCTGAGTAAGTGTAACTTCCAGCCACCATCCAGTGGCAGATGTACATCATCGTGGCACAGTGGGCAACGCGCAGCACCTGTCTTCAATTCTGTAAaataagcatacatacaaacatattccactactatacaaattttaaatttcacaaaatgcTAGCATACCGCGGCAATAGTCTTCCATTTGATGCAAGTCATACAACTGCTTGTGCACCGACTCGGTGCAGCGTTCACACATCACATAGCTATCCTTGGCCTCGCATTCCTCTATAAAACATATCAATAAAAGTACATTGAATGAGAGCTTCTAGCAGGCTTCGACAGTTTTTCAGTACATACTTGTGAGATGATAATTTAAGGCCGCCACTTCCAGTACTTGACTGCATTGAGGGCACTTGGTTAGGAAAGGACAGGACTTCCAGTAGTGTCGATCCAATTGAGACTGATCGCTGCTGCTGCAGCACCAATCGCAAAACGGGCAATGGCTGAAAAGGTAATAAGAGCATTGCATATAGTATGAAGGCATTCAATAGTTATATTACAAGAGATATCTAGGGTTATGCTTATTTCTACTTAATCCATTTTTTAACCCTTGAAACTCAGTGGTTCACGTCATGTGGGGCTTTTATAAATAGGTAATTGAGAGTTAACGGTGGTAACATAATCCTTACAGCGGATCGATACTCTAGGTATAACGCCACTCCTAGAGGCCTCTGACtatacattatatttatttgattatattcTATTTTATAATACTCACATCAAATCGGGTGGTTCTTCTAATGATTCCGAATTTGAGTTCGAATTTGATCCCTTCCTGGAGTTGCTTGCAGATATCATCGAACGCTTCAGTTGCTCATTGTATTGCTGTTTGCCATTGCAGTTAGAAAATGTGCCTACCAGTCCACCGGTACTGCCACTACTTACTCCGTTACCTCCGCCACTGCTACCACTCGCATAACCATTCGTGCCGCCAAGCGCATGGCCGCTTTTACTTTTCAGTATGCGCGTCTCAGAGCGACGCATCGGACTGGACTGCAGATCCGGTGATTTTGTGCTATACATATAACCATAAGGACTGCTGCGGCTGTCGCTGCCACTACcagcaccaccaccaccgcaGCTACTACCGCCAGCGCTGCCCGTGGCTTGCTGCAAGTGCTCCAAATCATTGCGACCACGGTTTGGTGGTGGCGTTATTGGATCACTGTTATTGTGTGCGGAGTATTTATTTGCTTCTAGCATTTCCTTCTTACGCTCCAAATCCAACTTATCGAATTCGGTGAACAATTGACGATAGAGCAGATTGCGTCTGGTTATGTCATCGTCCGGTGGTAGCTGCTTACGCACTAGACGTGGATTAACTTTATATACCAGCAACAAAATACGTTCGGCCACCTTACGCACCGGCTCGGCGGGGTGATGTATACCCGAGCAACCGCACTCGGATAGTGCGCGGCAGGTTAAGCCGCTATGCTTATCGGTGCCGATGCCTTGACTCAGTACCAATTGTTCCAGCATTTGCATGCGACTAAGCGCCAACCGTGGATGTGTGCCCGAACTAACGCTACGTGAAAGCGCTGGCGCCACCAGATGCTGCTCGATCACCTCTGGACAAGCGGCAATACTAAGTATGGTGTGTTGGGCCAAAGTGTGGATACGCGCTGATGGATCACCAGACTTGGCTAAAAGTTCGGGCAGCAAACGGTCGACGCAACGGGCCACTTCACTTTGTGACACACGTCTAGGCACATATTCGAGAAAGAGCACGCGTACAGTTTCGGTGGCTTGACTGAACACCGAGTAGACAGCGTCGCGTACCGCACGGTGAAGCAGAAGCGCAGCACTGCGCGCCACCTTGTTAGGACCGGCCGTACTCTCGCTGCCCGAATTGTTTGCATGCGTATTCGACTGTTCGGCATCCACGCCCTTTAGAAAGTTACGCAAACTAATCAAACCATCCTCACGATCCTGGAATTGACGCGAATAGAATTGTTCAACCTGCAAAAGAGAAGCCgagatttttttgtgaaatgataGTTAAAGGGAATATTATTTTACGAGTATGTGGTCTTACCATATCATTGCCGAACACGAGAATCGGCAGTGCAGCCTGACGACGTTCGCGATCGTTTAAGCGCGAACGTCCGCGATTAGGATCGGCCTCCAATAGAGCAGTACCTTGACATTCCCTTAAAAATTCATTAGTATTCGAACTACCGTACGAGAGTGTAATGCAAATACATGTGATGGGTACATTGCAACAAACACCGATATAGGattttttcatacagaaaatgcacaatttttatataaaaagaaaggaagaagaaaaaacagaaaTCAACTAAAAGTACACCGAAATGTTTATGAGGTCGCCAGAGCATAATTTATACGCTacaatatacatagtatgtacaagACTATTTTTAcggaataaaatatataaaatgtccCACAGCGAGTTGGACTAAGTGGTATTACGGGTAACATTTCTAGGTGTGTAACTCTAAGTGATATAGTAATGAATCGGATGAGTTTTAATCAAATAAGCGTCATGCATAAAACTTTCTATGAACTACAACTTATGAGATGATACGGAAatctatttgtaaaaaatttagacGAAGGGTCGAATTAGTGCTGTTCTGAAGCTACAGGCCTtcggattttaattttttattaggaATAATCGGCAATTCGAGCCGGACAATAAAACGGCCAAGCCATATTCGGCATTTCATATCAGCGGGCGGACAAAGTTCAACACTGTTACCacttttaaaagaatttaaattccTTTAAGATGATGCGTACTGGAAAGCTTTCATTCTTCCATTCACAGTATCTAATTTTTCCTATATTATAGCAATAAATTCGTTGTGAAAATAAGTAATTCCTTCGACAAAACTGTTATAACTAATATTTCAGACACACTTTGGACCTCCGTCCGAAAAAGTGGAGATACTAAGGTGTGGAGTAGAAGGTCAGGTATCACAGAGAAACTTATCCATATAAGGTATCCACAGTACATGGCAGGTTGTCTTAGCATTAGTTTGAGTTGAGTACTTCCTTAATCTACCACTACAATACTCTAAAATAAATTCTATACTATTTACGACCACGCACTAGAACACCATTAAACTTACTGTCTCAACGCCGGTACAGCGCGCTCTTCATAATCTTCATAGGAATTTCGGGGCGCACTTTTGTTTCTGCGGCGCAACGAACCTTGACGGCTGGACATGGGCGAACTATGTCGACTGGGACTACGTCCTTTCCCCAACTTGGGCGAAACAGGTATGTCGTCGTGTGATTTCCGCAGATTCGCATTTGATGAGAGTGAGAGAGTATCATTTGCATGAGTTTGTGCTATACCAGCTGGTGCAGAATTGGTAGTACCACCACAACCGCCACCGCCGCTCGAACTACAACCATCCAGGGAGTAACGATCGTCTTGTACGCTCTTCGGGCTCATTGTGCTTGTTTGGTAGTGCGCTTCGGCTAGCGCTTGTGCGACGTCTTGCAGGCTTGGCGCAGGTGGCAATATCGGTTTGCTGGCATACACTTCGCTGGCCAAATCATTAGAAGCATTTAAGCCGTTCGCTTCCAGTAAATCCTTGACCAACAGGTGTTTTAACACTACTGACTTGTACATTTCGATTTGCTCTTTCCGCAGCTTGGCGGTAGTGAAATCCTCCTGTTGCACCGCCTGACGTTTAGCCAACGCGTAACGGCCCAAACGCTCCCCAGCCGTGCGAAGCGCTGTCATACAAAGTTTCAGCTTGCGCGCATACTCAAAACGTTCTGCGCCGACCGCCTGCAATTTCTTCTCCTCCATTTCACGTATAATCTCCGCAATAGACTCCTCGACATACATCGAAAAAAGCAAATCATCGCATATGGAAACCAAAGCTGGCTCAGCCGCAGACCCAGTCGGAGCCACTAAGTCGGTATTGTTTTGCTCATTGCTTATAGCAGCAGCGCCGTTGCCATTGCCGCCGGCGTTTTGCGACTCTGCTTGCGCAGCACTTTCTGCCGCTGCAACCGTTACATTCCTATCCAACTCTTCGCCCAAGACGTTGACGGCAATCAGAGCAACTTGTTCGTCCGGATTGTAGTCGTTACGATGTGCGCCGCTGAGGCGTAGCTTCAGATGTGTACCGCGTCGCGGATTCACCGATACGCTTTGCAATTCACGTGACTTGTAATTGGTGGCCGCGTTGTCGGAGAGCGCGACAAAGCCGAGGAAATCGAAGCACTGTGAGGATGGTGTGCTCGGTATGCCCTTTGGCGAGTAGTGCAGCCATAGCTCAACTTTCTCAGCTGATTGAAGAATTAAAAAAGAGGATGTTgagttgaattttttattaaaattatttaaggaTAGGATAACTTACGAATATGGAACTGATGCGCTAAGATTTGTATTCGACATATCTTCGCTGGTCGGTGGAAACGCAGTACGATGTCATGTGGTGTGATGGTGTTACCGGGAGCGCTACGCCAGCCATGTACTGTCGGACCATGTGTGTTGAGTTCGCTAGCAGGAAAGGCGGGGTCTTCATCTAAACGAGAAAGagaaatggaaaaatgttaGAATAGTTGCATAGTTTTAGGCGTTTAGCGTGTATATGTTAATCCTTTAGATTAACAACTTTGAAATTAATAGAAATGACCTCCAACACATTATAGATTTGCTCAACATGAGAACAATACTCTTAAGTAGCAGCTGAGCCTACATTCTCTGGCTGAGCGCCTTGCCCGTAAATGACTCCAAAATTGAGACACATAAACTCAATGAACAACAACAAGGTGAACGAACAAACACAAATGCGTTGAGtgacaacatatgtacatatatagcgaGAACAAAACAAAGTCATAAAAGCAGAGTAAACGAGTTTTCGAATCCAAGTAACATAAATACTGctactatatgtaaatatgcttgTGCGCAGAGATGCATATAGAGATGCCACGTACGTTTGAGAAGCAGGTTTCCAAATTAGGGAAGTAATAACCCAATagagcatttttattatttttttatttctaactaTTTCAAgctaattctaaaatatttaatacggGATCAGTTAttagtacatttttaaaaatgcgTGATTCagaatttatgttttatataccatttatatgtatgcatgtacatatgtatattgcccCATAGTGCCTAGATGGAAAGTAATGAAAAATCTAGCAAAGACTCACCGACTTATTGTATTAAGTAAGTTGGAGATTCTAATACCAAATGAACAAAAATGATTATGtaattattctttaaaaacttaattttttacttcttgtaatttttttcaaacagaaaGAAAACACCGAAACTTAAATATCAAGAGTGGCAACCCGTAAGCCCACACTATTAAATGATGGAcctcattcatacatatacatacttagataACCCCAGTAAGAAATGTGTTACGAAGAGCAATGCACTATTAATTTTTCGTATCAACGTATTGAAACAGAAACGCTTTAGAAGAAAATGCAAAGTGTgaactcaaaaaattatatataaaaccttcatataaaaaatatcgaacaatttggcttatatttctaaccaaatgtCGTTTGCGGAATTGTTGCGAATGTTAAAAAGAGTTGCGGTGATTCAAAAACACAACTCTACGGGCGGTAGAAAGCCTAAAAAAGCGGTGGAAAGATCATTGAAGACATATTTCGTACTGGACGACCTTCGTCGTCTTAACCtgctgaaaatattaaaaaagtaaaagatatagtgcttgaaaatcgtcaggcaagtgttagggAGGTTTTAAAAGAACTCAACCTCTCTCATGAGTTCCAAAGATTTTGGTGGGTATGAAACGCGATCTTGCTCGACTAGTCCGGATagagtgaaattttttttcaaaaataccaCGATTGTAACCGACTTTAGAGTACCATCGATCAACTACCGTATTCACTAGATTTTCATCtaaaaagtttttatgaaaaatgtttcgaggaacggaaaaatcgttggcattgGTGTTTTACATccggtggggattactttgaaggcgacaaaataaatatttatgaataattaaatattttgcgttttatttacaatacggttactttt
Proteins encoded in this region:
- the LOC120768379 gene encoding ethanolaminephosphotransferase 1 gives rise to the protein MTLQELLNYKYLTKEQLNGFDNYKYSARDTSPLSVYVMHPFWNWTVKFFPRWLAPNVMTFLGFLCTVVNLLLLSYYDWNFYASSGLPNTTPIPSWVWLCCAVNIFLAYTLDGIDGKQARRIGLSGPLGELFDHGLDSYTAVLIPTCLYSIFGRSLEYSVAPVRMYYVCWMVFFNFYVSHWEKYNTGVLYLPWGYDLSMWGSTAMYLLTWWFGYQFWQHTLPMGITLGHMMEFVLHISAMANTPMVIINVYNSYVQRTGKMRCFSEAMRPLWPLLVFLVIMMLWPFISPNDIMEKDPRIMFLLSGTIFSNISCRLIVAQMSNTRCDVFHYMMPIFLVFVGIGLWIPLLERLMLYVLFVVTTLTHWHYGTNVVNEMCEHFNRICFSVNKREPAVRNAQDVRLRDMEKTD
- the LOC120767822 gene encoding centrosomal protein of 104 kDa isoform X1 yields the protein MAKKIPFNVVFATDEDPAFPASELNTHGPTVHGWRSAPGNTITPHDIVLRFHRPAKICRIQILAHQFHIPEKVELWLHYSPKGIPSTPSSQCFDFLGFVALSDNAATNYKSRELQSVSVNPRRGTHLKLRLSGAHRNDYNPDEQVALIAVNVLGEELDRNVTVAAAESAAQAESQNAGGNGNGAAAISNEQNNTDLVAPTGSAAEPALVSICDDLLFSMYVEESIAEIIREMEEKKLQAVGAERFEYARKLKLCMTALRTAGERLGRYALAKRQAVQQEDFTTAKLRKEQIEMYKSVVLKHLLVKDLLEANGLNASNDLASEVYASKPILPPAPSLQDVAQALAEAHYQTSTMSPKSVQDDRYSLDGCSSSGGGGCGGTTNSAPAGIAQTHANDTLSLSSNANLRKSHDDIPVSPKLGKGRSPSRHSSPMSSRQGSLRRRNKSAPRNSYEDYEERAVPALRHSNTNEFLRECQGTALLEADPNRGRSRLNDRERRQAALPILVFGNDMVEQFYSRQFQDREDGLISLRNFLKGVDAEQSNTHANNSGSESTAGPNKVARSAALLLHRAVRDAVYSVFSQATETVRVLFLEYVPRRVSQSEVARCVDRLLPELLAKSGDPSARIHTLAQHTILSIAACPEVIEQHLVAPALSRSVSSGTHPRLALSRMQMLEQLVLSQGIGTDKHSGLTCRALSECGCSGIHHPAEPVRKVAERILLLVYKVNPRLVRKQLPPDDDITRRNLLYRQLFTEFDKLDLERKKEMLEANKYSAHNNSDPITPPPNRGRNDLEHLQQATGSAGGSSCGGGGAGSGSDSRSSPYGYMYSTKSPDLQSSPMRRSETRILKSKSGHALGGTNGYASGSSGGGNGVSSGSTGGLVGTFSNCNGKQQYNEQLKRSMISASNSRKGSNSNSNSESLEEPPDLIHCPFCDWCCSSSDQSQLDRHYWKSCPFLTKCPQCSQVLEVAALNYHLTKECEAKDSYVMCERCTESVHKQLYDLHQMEDYCRELKTGAARCPLCHDDVHLPLDGGWKLHLLSSTGCPGNTRRRAKKSN
- the LOC120767822 gene encoding centrosomal protein of 104 kDa isoform X2, with the protein product MAKKIPFNVVFATDEDPAFPASELNTHGPTVHGWRSAPGNTITPHDIVLRFHRPAKICRIQILAHQFHIPEKVELWLHYSPKGIPSTPSSQCFDFLGFVALSDNAATNYKSRELQSVSVNPRRGTHLKLRLSGAHRNDYNPDEQVALIAVNVLGEELDRNVTVAAAESAAQAESQNAGGNGNGAAAISNEQNNTDLVAPTGSAAEPALVSICDDLLFSMYVEESIAEIIREMEEKKLQAVGAERFEYARKLKLCMTALRTAGERLGRYALAKRQAVQQEDFTTAKLRKEQIEMYKSVVLKHLLVKDLLEANGLNASNDLASEVYASKPILPPAPSLQDVAQALAEAHYQTSTMSPKSVQDDRYSLDGCSSSGGGGCGGTTNSAPAGIAQTHANDTLSLSSNANLRKSHDDIPVSPKLGKGRSPSRHSSPMSSRQGSLRRRNKSAPRNSYEDYEERAVPALRQECQGTALLEADPNRGRSRLNDRERRQAALPILVFGNDMVEQFYSRQFQDREDGLISLRNFLKGVDAEQSNTHANNSGSESTAGPNKVARSAALLLHRAVRDAVYSVFSQATETVRVLFLEYVPRRVSQSEVARCVDRLLPELLAKSGDPSARIHTLAQHTILSIAACPEVIEQHLVAPALSRSVSSGTHPRLALSRMQMLEQLVLSQGIGTDKHSGLTCRALSECGCSGIHHPAEPVRKVAERILLLVYKVNPRLVRKQLPPDDDITRRNLLYRQLFTEFDKLDLERKKEMLEANKYSAHNNSDPITPPPNRGRNDLEHLQQATGSAGGSSCGGGGAGSGSDSRSSPYGYMYSTKSPDLQSSPMRRSETRILKSKSGHALGGTNGYASGSSGGGNGVSSGSTGGLVGTFSNCNGKQQYNEQLKRSMISASNSRKGSNSNSNSESLEEPPDLIHCPFCDWCCSSSDQSQLDRHYWKSCPFLTKCPQCSQVLEVAALNYHLTKECEAKDSYVMCERCTESVHKQLYDLHQMEDYCRELKTGAARCPLCHDDVHLPLDGGWKLHLLSSTGCPGNTRRRAKKSN